In the Rubrivivax gelatinosus IL144 genome, AGCCGAACATCGCCGCCTGCTGCACGAGGCCGTCGATCCAGAACTTGTCGCCTTCGTGCGGGCCGACGATGGGCAGCGCCAGTTCGCGCGCCAGGCGGCCGGCGCCGCCGGCATGGTCGATGTGGGCGTGCGTCAGCAGGATCAGCCGCGGCGCGACGTCGAGTTCCTCGATCGCCGCCAGGATGCGCGGCACGTCGCCGCCCGGGTCCAGCACCGCGGCTTCGCGCGTCTCGTCGCACCAGAGGATGCTGCAGTTCTGCTGGAAGGGCGTGACGGGGACGGTTCGGTACTGGAGCATCGTGACGAGAGATCGGTTCGAGGCGGCATCTTGCCATCGGTGCACCGCCGCCAGACCCTGCGGTCTCTCGCCCCGGCCCCTCCTGCGACGTACATTCCGCCTCTGCGTTGATACCGTGGCCGGTATATTCGGCGGCTATCCCCCGTTGCCGGAGACGCCCCGATGAAGACCGCCCACGACCTCGTCGTCGCCGCCAAGGCGCGCATCCGCGAGGTCTCGCCGGATGAAGCCGAAGCCGCGATCGCGAAGGCCGACGTGCTGCTCGACGTGCGCGAGGCCGAGGAGTTCGCGGCCGGCCATCTGCCCGGGGCGCTGCACGTCTCGCGCGGCCTGCTGGAGTTCAAGCTCGGCGGCACGCCGGCGCTGGCCGACCGTGGCCTGAAGGTGGTGCTGTACTGCAAGAGCAGCGGCCGCGCCGCGCTGGCCGCGGTGGCGATGCAGGAGATGGGCTATACCGACGTCGTCTCGATCGCCGGCGGCTACGACGCCTGGCTGGCCGCCGGCAAGCCGGTCGTGCGGCCCGAGGCGCCGGCCTTCGACTGATCAGCCGGCCAGCGCCGGCACGCCGACGTTGATCGCCAGCCCGCCGACGGCCAGCCAGACCAGCAGCAGCGCCGCCAGCGCCAGCGGCCGCGCGCCGGCTCGGCGCAGCGCCGAGACGTGCGTCGTCAGCCCCAGCGCGGCCATCGCCATCGCCAGCAGCGCGCCGTCGATCGCCAGCAGCGTGTCGACCAGCGCCGGCGGCAGCGCCAGCCACGGGTGCAGCAGCACGACGGCGACGAAACCCAGCGCGAACCACGGCACGGTGATGCGGCGCGCGCCGCCGGCGTCGTCGGCATCGCCGCGTGCGTCCCAGGCCGAGAGCAGCAGCAGGAAGGGCGCGAGCAGCATCACACGCGCCAGCTTGGCCACCACCGCAGCGTCGGCCGCGCTCTCGCCCAGCGGGCGCGCCGCGGCGACGACCTGCGCCACCTCGTGCAGCGTCGAGCCGACATAAAGCCCGAAACGCGAAGCCTCCAGCCCGAGCAGCGGATAGGCCAGCGGGTAGGCGAACATCGCCAGCGTGCCGAAGACGACGACGGTGGAGACCGCCACCGCCACCTCGTCGGCGCGGCCGCGCACCACCGGCGCGCAGGCCATCACCGCGGCAGCGCCGCAGATCGAGCTGCCGGCGCCGATCAGCACCGTCGTGCGGTGGTCCAGGCCGAAGACGCGCCGGCCCAGCGCATAGGCCAGCGCGAAGGTCGTGCCGACCATCAGCAGGTCGATGACGAGGCCGGTGGCGCCCAGCGCACCCAGGTCCGCCAGCCCCAGCCGCAGCCCGTAGAGCACGATGCCAAGGCGCAGCAGGCGCTGCTTGGCGAACTCGATGCCCGGCCCGGCGGCCGCCCTGCGTGCCGCCGGCGCGTGGCCGACGGCGATGCCGAGCATGATGGCCAGCGTCAACGCACCCAGGCCGTGGGCCGCGAAGCCCGGCAGGCCGGCCGCCGCCGTGGCCGCCGCGGCGATGGCGCCGGCCAGCGCCAGCCCGGGCAGCAGCCGGCGCATCGAAGCCAGGAGGAGGGAAGGGGACACGGCGCGCATCGTGCGCTGCGCCGCGTTATTAGAAAAACGAGTTATATGCGTATGATCGATCGACCCAGTAACTCGATCGATCCATGCGTTTCACGCTGCGCCAGCTGGAAGTGCTGCTCGCGGTGGCCGATTGCGGCAGCACCGCGGCGGCCGGCGAGCGTGTGGCCTTGTCGCAGTCGGCCACCAGCGCCGCGCTGGGCGAGCTGGAGTCGCTGCTCGGCGCCCGGCTCTTCGACCGTGTCGGCCGCCGGCTGCTGCTCAACGAACGCGGCCGCGCCGTGCTGCCCGAGCTGCGCGAGGCGCTGGACCGTCTGCGCCGGCTGGAACGCCAGTTCACCGGCGGCGAGGCCGAGCCGCCGCTGGCGCTGCGCCTGGGCGCCAGCCGCACCGTCGGCAACTACCTCGTGCCGCCGCTCTTGGCGCGGCTGCTGCGCCAGCGGCCCGACGCGCAGATCGAGCTGCACATCGACAACACACGCGCCATCGCCGCCGCCGCGGCGCGGCTGGAACTCGACGTCGCGCTGGTCGAAGGCCATTGCAGCGAACCCGAGCTCGCCGTCGAGCGCTGGTCCGAGGACCGGCTGCTGCTCGTCGCCGCCGCCGACGACCAGCTGGCCGCCCCCGGCCGGCGGCTGGACTGTGCCGAGCTGCGCGACGCACGCTGGCTGCTGCGCGAGCCGGGCTCGGGCACGCGCGAAGCCGTCGAGCAGGCGCTGCTGCCGCGGCTGGACCACTTCTCGCGCACGCTGCAGTTCGACAGCAACGAAGCGCTGCTGCAGGGCGTGGCCGCCGGTCTCGGCGTCAGCTGCCTGAGCGCCTGGGTCGTCGCCGACGCGCTGGCGCTGGGTCGCATCCGGCTGCTGGACTGCGGGCTGCCGGCCATCGTGCGGCCGCTGTACCTGGTGCACCACCGGGCGCGCACGCTGTCGCCGGGGCTGCGCGAACAGCTCGCGCCGCCGGCCTGATCAGTGCGGCGCGTCGCCGCGGCGCGCGCGGGCGGCGGCCAGCGCCGCGGCCAGGCGCGCTTCGGCGTCGGCCGCGTCCGCCGGCTTGGGCGGCGGCGCCTGGCGCGCGGCGTGCCGTGCGGCGACGATCGCGCTGACGACGATGACGGCGAACAGCGCCACCGACGCCGCGTTCAGCGCCGCACCCAGCGCGCGCAGGCCGGCGTCCTCGACGCCGCCGAAGAGCCGCAGCAGCAGCGACGCGTGCAGCGCGACGATCGGCGCATAGAAACGCGCGCCGAAACGCAGCTTGACCTTGGCGACTGCCGGCAGGATCACCGGCGCGTGGCCCATCACCATGCTGAAGACGAAACCCAGGCCCAGCGCGTGCAGCGCCATGTCGCGCCCGGGGCAGCCGAGTGCGGTGCCCATCCAGGCCAGGCCGCCGATCACCAGCCAGGCGTAGCCCGACAGCAGGCACAGCGCCATGTAGCGCGGCAGCCCGGGCGCGCGCACCGTGCGCCGCGCGACGTCGTAGAGCGCGAACCAGACGCCCAGCGCCATCAGCGCCAGGCCGTAGAGCACGCCGCCGGCCGCCGGCTGCCAGGCCGACAGCAGCGCGCCCGCCAGCAGCGCCGCGACGATGCCCAGCAGCGCCGGTTCGGCGGCCGGTTTGCGCGGCGCGAAACGCGTCATCTCCAGCCGCTCGGCCCCGACCGTCAGCACGAGGAAGACGAACCACCAGACGGGCGCGTCGGCGCCGCGGCCGGCGGCGAAGAGCGCGTTGCCGGCCAGCCAGGCCAGCGCGGCGAGCGCCAGCAGCCGTGTGTGCGTCATCGCCTGGCGCTGGAGCAGCAGCGCGTGCACGGCGACGAACACCGCCGCGCCGGCCAGCGACAGCGCCGCCGCCAGCCCGGTGGCTCCGCCCAGCAGCGCCAGCGCCCCGGCGCCCGACAAGGCCGGTGCCGCGAAAGCCCAGCGCACCCGCGCCGCGACCGCACGTTCGACGGCGATCACGGTGCCGAAGAAGCCCGACAGCATCAGCGCCGCGTGGAACACCGCCGCGCGGCCGAAGACCGCCGCACCGGCGTCGCTGCCCAGCAGCGCCTCGCCGACACCCACCCGCAGCAGCCCGCCGATCACCGCCGAGACGAGCACGGTGACGACGGCGGTGGCGACCAGCGGGCGCGCGTATTTCATCGCGGCCTCACCAACCCATGAATTTGCGGGCGGCCGGACTCATGCGCTCCGGCGTCCACTCCGGCGTCCAGGTCAGCTCCAGGTCCACCGCCCAGCCGGCCGGCAGCACCTGCATCAGCTCGCTCTCGACGTCGTCGGCGATCGAGTCGGCCAGCGGGCAGGCGGCCGAGGTCGTGGTCAGCAGGATCGCGGCGATGCGATCCTGCAGCCGCACACCGTAGACCAGGCCGACGTCGACGATGGTCAGCGCGATCTCCGGGTCGACGACCCGGGCCAGCGCGTTCAGCACCGGCTCGCGCCACTCGGGCGGGCCTTCGTAGGGAATGCGGGCGAAGGCCGCGGCACGGCTCTCGTTCATGCGCAGGCCTCCAGTTCGTTCGTCTCGCGCCGGCGCTGCGCCAGCAGCGGGCGCAGGCCGACGACGCTGCCGATGACGATCAGCGCCGGCGTGCGCACCTTCTGCTGCGCCGCCAGCATCGGCAGCGTCGTCACCGTGCCGGTGAGGCAGCGTTCGTCGGGCATCGTCGCGCGCTCGACGATCGCCGCCGGCGTGTCGGCCGCCAGCCCGTGCGCGACGAGCTCGCGGCAGATGACCGGCAGCGTGCCGACGCCCATGTAGATCACCAGCGTCTGCCGCGGCCGCGCCAGCGCCTCCCAGTCCAGGTCGACGGCCTGGCGGTCGCTGCGCAGATGGCCGGTGGCGAAGACCAGCGCGCCGGCATGGTCGCGGTGCGTCAGCGGAATGCCGGCGCTGGCGCCCGCGCCCTGCGCCGCGCTCAGGCCCGGGATGACGCTGAAAGGAACGCCGGCTTCGGCCAGCGCGATCGCCTCTTCGCCGCCGCGGCCGAAGATGTAGCCGTCGCCGCCCTTGAGCCGCACCAGCGATCGGCCGCTGCGCGCCAGGCGCAGCATCAGCTCGATGATCTGCTCCTGCGGCAGCGCGTGCCGCGAAGCCTGCTTGCCGACGTACAGCCGTTCGGCCGTGGCCGGCGCCAGCGCCAGGATCTCCTCGCTCACGAGGTGATCGTAGAGAACCAGCGATGAGCGCTGCAGCGCTTTCGCGGCCTTGATCGTCAGGAGTTCGGGGTCTCCGGGGCCTGCGCCCAGCAGCGTCACATGCCCGTAGCGCGACGGGTCGGCCAAGAGGTACGGCGTCTCAGGGAAAGCGTTCATGCCGAGCTCCTTGCCGGGTGCTGTGTCGTGTGATGCCATTGTCGAAATGCGGCGGCGGGAGCGTCCTTGAACCAGTTTAAGGACGCCCCGGCAGCCGCTGCGGACCATGCCTTCCCACGGACGCGGCCTTCCCGCGCCGAGACACGTCACCGGTCTTGCGGCCGGGGCGACCTGCTGAAGAGAGAGAAGGAGAGAACATGATCCGTACGACGACGGTCGCGGGCGCCGTGGCGCTGCTGGCGACCCTGTTGGCGTCTCCCGCTGTGCTGGCGCAGGGCGCCGCCTCCGACGCCGCCGAGACCCACGGCACCATGCCGCCGGCCCAGCAGAGCTACCAGGGCGCGCCGTCGCCGCTGGCCAACGAGCCGATGTACCAGAGCGCCAACCCCAAGGCGCCGAAGATGACGCAGGCCGAGTTCGAACTCGGCCGCAAGACGTATTTCGAGCGCTGCGCCGGCTGCCACGGCGTGCTGCGCAAGGGCGCCACCGGCAAGCCGCTGACGCCGGACATCACGCTCTCCAAGGGCACCGACTACCTGAAGGTGTTCATCTCCTACGGCAGCCCCGCCGGCATGCCGAACTGGCTGACCTCGGGCGAGCTCGACGAGAAGACCGTCGACATCATGGCCCGCTACATCCAGCAGGACCCGCCGCAGCCGCCCGAGTTCGGTCTCGCGCAGATGAAGCAGACCTGGAAGGTGCTCGTCCCGCCCGAGAAGCGGCCGACGCGCAAGATGAACAAGTTCAACATCGAGAACATCTTCTCGACGACGCTGCGCGACGCCGGCGAGATCGCGCTGATCGACGGCGACAGCAAGCAGATCATCAGCGTCATCAAGACCGGCTACGCGGTGCACATCTCGCGCACCTCGGCTTCGGGCCGCTACCTGTTCGTCATCGGCCGCGACGCCAAGATCAACATGATCGACCTCTGGATGGAGCATCCGGAGACGGTGGCCGAGATCCGCGTCGGCCTGGAGGCGCGTTCGGTCGAGACCTCCAAGTACAAGGGCTACGAGGACAAGCTGGCGATCGCCGGCACCTACTGGCCGCCGCAGTTCACGATCATGGACGGCGACACGCTGGAGCCGAAGAAGATCGTGGCCACGCGCGGCATGGTCGTCGGCACGCAGGAGTACCACCCGGAGCCGCGCGTCGCGTCGATCGTCGCCTCGCACTACAAACCCGAGTTCATCGTCAACGTCAAGGAGACGGGCAAGACCTTGATGGTCGACTACTCCAACCTCGACGCGCTGAAGATGACCGAGATCGGCTCGGCGCCCTTCCTGCA is a window encoding:
- a CDS encoding rhodanese-like domain-containing protein; its protein translation is MKTAHDLVVAAKARIREVSPDEAEAAIAKADVLLDVREAEEFAAGHLPGALHVSRGLLEFKLGGTPALADRGLKVVLYCKSSGRAALAAVAMQEMGYTDVVSIAGGYDAWLAAGKPVVRPEAPAFD
- the cobA gene encoding uroporphyrinogen-III C-methyltransferase, which gives rise to MNAFPETPYLLADPSRYGHVTLLGAGPGDPELLTIKAAKALQRSSLVLYDHLVSEEILALAPATAERLYVGKQASRHALPQEQIIELMLRLARSGRSLVRLKGGDGYIFGRGGEEAIALAEAGVPFSVIPGLSAAQGAGASAGIPLTHRDHAGALVFATGHLRSDRQAVDLDWEALARPRQTLVIYMGVGTLPVICRELVAHGLAADTPAAIVERATMPDERCLTGTVTTLPMLAAQQKVRTPALIVIGSVVGLRPLLAQRRRETNELEACA
- a CDS encoding YeiH family protein, with protein sequence MRAVSPSLLLASMRRLLPGLALAGAIAAAATAAAGLPGFAAHGLGALTLAIMLGIAVGHAPAARRAAAGPGIEFAKQRLLRLGIVLYGLRLGLADLGALGATGLVIDLLMVGTTFALAYALGRRVFGLDHRTTVLIGAGSSICGAAAVMACAPVVRGRADEVAVAVSTVVVFGTLAMFAYPLAYPLLGLEASRFGLYVGSTLHEVAQVVAAARPLGESAADAAVVAKLARVMLLAPFLLLLSAWDARGDADDAGGARRITVPWFALGFVAVVLLHPWLALPPALVDTLLAIDGALLAMAMAALGLTTHVSALRRAGARPLALAALLLVWLAVGGLAINVGVPALAG
- a CDS encoding LysR substrate-binding domain-containing protein, producing the protein MRFTLRQLEVLLAVADCGSTAAAGERVALSQSATSAALGELESLLGARLFDRVGRRLLLNERGRAVLPELREALDRLRRLERQFTGGEAEPPLALRLGASRTVGNYLVPPLLARLLRQRPDAQIELHIDNTRAIAAAAARLELDVALVEGHCSEPELAVERWSEDRLLLVAAADDQLAAPGRRLDCAELRDARWLLREPGSGTREAVEQALLPRLDHFSRTLQFDSNEALLQGVAAGLGVSCLSAWVVADALALGRIRLLDCGLPAIVRPLYLVHHRARTLSPGLREQLAPPA
- a CDS encoding metal-sulfur cluster assembly factor, producing MNESRAAAFARIPYEGPPEWREPVLNALARVVDPEIALTIVDVGLVYGVRLQDRIAAILLTTTSAACPLADSIADDVESELMQVLPAGWAVDLELTWTPEWTPERMSPAARKFMGW
- a CDS encoding nitrite reductase, yielding MIRTTTVAGAVALLATLLASPAVLAQGAASDAAETHGTMPPAQQSYQGAPSPLANEPMYQSANPKAPKMTQAEFELGRKTYFERCAGCHGVLRKGATGKPLTPDITLSKGTDYLKVFISYGSPAGMPNWLTSGELDEKTVDIMARYIQQDPPQPPEFGLAQMKQTWKVLVPPEKRPTRKMNKFNIENIFSTTLRDAGEIALIDGDSKQIISVIKTGYAVHISRTSASGRYLFVIGRDAKINMIDLWMEHPETVAEIRVGLEARSVETSKYKGYEDKLAIAGTYWPPQFTIMDGDTLEPKKIVATRGMVVGTQEYHPEPRVASIVASHYKPEFIVNVKETGKTLMVDYSNLDALKMTEIGSAPFLHDGGWDATKRYFFVAANQSNKITVIDAKEDKLAAIVEVGKIPHPGRGANFVHPKFGPVWATGHLGDETISLIGTDPVKHKQYAFKEVAKLTGQGGGNLFLKSHPKSQHLYVDTPLNPDPALSQSVAVYDVKNLDKGFTVLPIAQWAGLGDDGAKRVVQPEFNKAGDEVWFSVWSAKNKQSALVVVDDKTLKLKAVIKDPRLITPTGHFNIFNTQHDIY